The genomic stretch AGATGTAAATTATTTATTAGCTAATATTTCTTATGTATTCCAAAATATTTTTATACTTACAGATACAATTTTTGAAAATATCAAAATGGGACTTGATAAAACAAAAGAAGAAGTATATCAAGCAGCAAAGGATGCTGAAATTCATGAATTTATTATGAGTCTACCAAATGCTTATGATACTATTATTGGTGATGGCTATATAAAATTAAGTGGTGGAGAAAAACAAAGAATTTCAATAGCAAGATGTCTACTTAAAAATAGTCCAATAGTTGTTTTAGATGAAATAACAGCTTATTCTGATATAGAAAATGAAGCTAAAATTCAAAGTGCTATTAGAAATTTATTAAAAGATAAAACTGCTATTATAATAGCCCATAGATTGTATACTATAAAAGATGTTGATAATATTATTGTCTTAAATGAAGGAGAAATTGTAGAAAGTGGAAAACACCAAGATTTAATCACGAGAGAAAATGGCTTATATAAACATCTTTGGGAGGTGAAATAAATAATGTTAAATAATTTAAAAATATTATTAGATAAAGATTACACTCCTGTAAAAAAAGCTACTTATTATCAGTTATTAGATATTTTATTTAATATGATAATTTACACTATTTTATTTTTAACAATATATTCACTGATAGAAAAATCTTTTACTATGAATAAAATTTATTGCTATTCTGGACTTTTACTTATAGCCCTTATTTTTAAAAGTTATTTTGGGGGCGGGGCTATGGTTAAAATGCAAAAAACAGGAAGTACAGCTTCAAAAGATTTAAGAATAGCAATGGGTGACCATGTTAAAAAATTAAATTTAGGTTATTTTAATAGCCATAATTTAGGATATTTAATTAATATATTAACCATGGATATAACAGATTTTGAACAAGCTGTAACCCATAATATTCCTGATTTATTAAAAGTTTTAGTTTTGAGTATTTATTTGTTACTTATAACTTTCTTTATAAATTTTAAACTTGCAATAATTCAAATTGTTGTTGTGTTATTGACTATACCCATACTTAAAGTTGGTGGAGAAAAATTGGAAAAAATTGGAGTTGAAAAGAAAAGTGTTTCAGCTAAGTTAATTTCAACTATTATAGAATATATAAGCGGTATAGAAGTTTTTAAAAGTTTTGGGGTTATAGGAGATAAATTTGAAAGATTAGAAAAAGGGTTTAGAGATTTAAAGAAATATTCTATAAAACTGGAACTTACTGCTGTTTCTTATGTTTTACTTTTTCAAGTGATTATTGATTTGTTATTCCCTATTCTTTTATTGTTAGCAGTTAGATTTTTCATGAATGGAGAGTTGGAAGCTAAAATGCTAGTAGGCTTTATAGTTTTAAGTTTGACACTTACTAATGTTATAAGAAATTTTTCAGCTAGTTATTCTGTAACAAGATATTTATTTGTTTCAGTTGCTAAAATTTCTGATACTTTAAATTATCCAACTATTTGTTATAAAGATGAAGATTTTAATTTTTCAAACTATGACATAAGTTTTGAAAATGTAGACTTTTCCTATACAGAAGATAGAAAAGTTTTAAAAGATATCAATTTTATAGCAAAGAATAATGAAATAACTGCCTTGGTTGGAAAGTCTGGTTCTGGAAAATCAACTGTTATGAGTTTGATAGCAAGATTTTGGGATACAACAAAGGGAAGTATAAAAATTGGAGGAAAAGATATAAAAGAAGTTAGTCCTGATTCACTTTTAAAAAATATAAGTATGGTATTCCAAGATGTTTATTTAATTAATGATAGTATTTATGAAAATATTAGAATAGGTAACTTAAATGCTAGTGAGGAAGAAATTATGAATGCTGCAAAAATAGCAAATTGCCATGATTTTATTTCTAAATTACCTAAGGGTTATGATACTTATGTAGGTGAAGAAGGAAGTACATTATCAGGTGGAGAAAAACAAAGAATTTCAATAGCAAGAGCATTATTAAAGAATTCTCCAATTATATTATTAGATGAAGCTACTGCTTCTCTTGATGCTGATAGTGAACATGAAATAAAAATGGCTATAAATGAATTAATAAAAGATAAGACTGTTATAATTATTGCTCATAGATTGAATACTATAAAAGATGCAAATAAAATAATAGTTATGGATGATGGAAAAATTATTGAAAGTGGTAATCATGAAAAATTAATGAATGATAAAGGAACTTATTATTCAATGTTTACTGCTATGGAAAAAGCAAAAGAATTTAGTATATGATATTGAAAATTAATAGAGGGATAGAAATGGAAAAAATATAAAAGATTTTAGATAGAATTATAAACAAAAAAGGTCTGTTGCAAATTAACTACAACAGATCCTTTTTTATTTAGTATATTTTAGAATGCTGGAACAACAGAACCATCACTATATTTTTCATTTATATATTTTTTAACTTTTTCACTACGTAAAGCTTTTAATAATTTTTGGATATCTTCTTTCTTTTCATCACCTTTACGAACAACAAGTATATTTGCATATGGAGATTCTTTACCTTCTAATATTAATGAATCTTTAGCTGGTGATAAATTAGCTTGTAAAGCATAGTTTCCATTGATAATAGCAGCTGTTACATCAGGTAAAATTCTTGGT from Fusobacterium hwasookii encodes the following:
- a CDS encoding ABC transporter ATP-binding protein produces the protein MLNNLKILLDKDYTPVKKATYYQLLDILFNMIIYTILFLTIYSLIEKSFTMNKIYCYSGLLLIALIFKSYFGGGAMVKMQKTGSTASKDLRIAMGDHVKKLNLGYFNSHNLGYLINILTMDITDFEQAVTHNIPDLLKVLVLSIYLLLITFFINFKLAIIQIVVVLLTIPILKVGGEKLEKIGVEKKSVSAKLISTIIEYISGIEVFKSFGVIGDKFERLEKGFRDLKKYSIKLELTAVSYVLLFQVIIDLLFPILLLLAVRFFMNGELEAKMLVGFIVLSLTLTNVIRNFSASYSVTRYLFVSVAKISDTLNYPTICYKDEDFNFSNYDISFENVDFSYTEDRKVLKDINFIAKNNEITALVGKSGSGKSTVMSLIARFWDTTKGSIKIGGKDIKEVSPDSLLKNISMVFQDVYLINDSIYENIRIGNLNASEEEIMNAAKIANCHDFISKLPKGYDTYVGEEGSTLSGGEKQRISIARALLKNSPIILLDEATASLDADSEHEIKMAINELIKDKTVIIIAHRLNTIKDANKIIVMDDGKIIESGNHEKLMNDKGTYYSMFTAMEKAKEFSI